A single region of the Plantactinospora soyae genome encodes:
- a CDS encoding ABC transporter substrate-binding protein — MFHSRRPARWIPATTRTTLALVLAVTALSACTLDSGSVTASGEASESGEVLVGVALPFSGAVSRTGNLYRKGIELRLKQAEEAGELGDISVKVDYQDDANNPSEAVPLVTRFAQAGAVAMFGAHSSPVALAQANAVQAAGLPEFVFGASNSIKNPFQYQVNARDSEQIRNVINFAARNNFRRVGLFTDTGAYGTSAKQQLDAILGESDLEIVGSETFEPTASNLAPQLVSLRRKNPDFVAMFSFGTPYAAVVKGKAEIGWNVPIVGNVAAGDIAVGEIAGKDADGLYFMTPLGDDTPASRALAESWAKAYPEDPLTFEGATSYDAMTVLIRALSEGGTSRQAVQEWLSKATAIEGLACGKSPWNLTERAPIKADDLAFRLWKTGETVAV; from the coding sequence ATGTTCCACAGCAGGCGACCCGCACGATGGATTCCCGCGACAACACGTACCACCCTGGCCCTCGTGCTCGCCGTCACCGCCCTGTCGGCCTGCACCCTCGACTCCGGCAGCGTCACCGCCTCCGGCGAGGCGTCGGAGTCCGGCGAGGTCCTCGTCGGCGTCGCGCTGCCGTTCTCCGGCGCGGTGTCGCGGACCGGCAACCTGTACCGCAAGGGCATCGAGCTGCGCCTGAAGCAGGCCGAGGAGGCGGGCGAACTCGGCGACATCTCCGTGAAGGTCGACTACCAGGACGACGCGAACAATCCCAGTGAGGCCGTACCGCTGGTGACCCGCTTCGCCCAGGCCGGCGCGGTCGCCATGTTCGGTGCCCACTCGTCCCCGGTCGCGCTGGCCCAGGCGAACGCCGTCCAGGCGGCCGGACTGCCCGAGTTCGTGTTCGGGGCGAGCAACTCGATCAAGAATCCGTTCCAGTACCAGGTGAACGCCCGGGACTCGGAACAGATCAGGAACGTCATCAACTTCGCCGCCCGGAACAACTTCCGCCGGGTCGGCCTGTTCACCGACACCGGGGCGTACGGCACGTCGGCCAAGCAGCAGCTCGACGCCATTCTCGGCGAATCCGACCTGGAGATCGTCGGCTCCGAGACGTTCGAGCCGACCGCCTCGAACCTCGCCCCCCAACTCGTCTCGCTGCGGCGCAAGAACCCCGACTTCGTCGCGATGTTCAGCTTCGGCACCCCGTACGCGGCCGTGGTCAAGGGGAAGGCGGAGATCGGATGGAACGTGCCGATCGTCGGCAACGTGGCCGCCGGTGACATCGCCGTCGGTGAGATCGCCGGCAAGGACGCCGACGGGCTCTACTTCATGACGCCGCTGGGCGACGACACCCCGGCCAGCCGCGCGCTCGCCGAGTCCTGGGCGAAGGCGTACCCGGAGGATCCGCTGACCTTCGAGGGTGCCACCTCGTACGACGCGATGACGGTGCTGATCCGCGCGCTCTCCGAGGGCGGCACCAGCCGACAGGCGGTACAGGAGTGGCTGTCGAAGGCCACCGCGATCGAGGGTCTCGCCTGCGGCAAGTCGCCGTGGAACCTGACCGAACGCGCGCCGATCAAGGCGGACGACCTGGCGTTCCGGCTCTGGAAGACAGGAGAGACGGTCGCTGTCTGA
- a CDS encoding branched-chain amino acid ABC transporter permease: MTELLYFTIIGLCIGGGYALVALGISTLFNGTGVLNFAQGDIVMVAALFVAVRTTGGGGYLAGFLEATAVVLVASVLLGLLFVRPAIARRRDIDLIIVGTIGVSTVLANLANNVLGSETYRLTSPVTAQAIRLESFSISFDYIAILLAAGLLMAAFFVFYKRTDIGLQMRAMSADVDAARLSGVQIARLTVVGWVFAGIVGVFAGVLLGTVLLVSASMGVALTISGFAAAMIGGLRHPYGAVVGGVIIGLAENYAAGYLNTATRQAIAPLIIMAVLLVLPQGILAGRGIKARVV, from the coding sequence ATGACTGAGCTACTTTATTTCACGATCATCGGGCTCTGCATCGGCGGCGGCTACGCGCTGGTGGCACTCGGCATCTCGACGCTGTTCAACGGTACCGGCGTCCTCAACTTCGCGCAGGGCGACATCGTCATGGTCGCGGCGCTGTTCGTGGCCGTCCGCACCACCGGGGGCGGCGGGTACCTCGCCGGGTTCCTGGAGGCGACCGCGGTCGTCCTGGTGGCCAGCGTGCTGCTGGGACTGCTCTTCGTCCGGCCGGCGATCGCCCGGCGACGGGACATCGACCTGATCATCGTCGGTACGATCGGCGTCTCGACGGTGCTCGCGAACCTCGCGAACAACGTGCTGGGCTCCGAGACGTACCGGCTGACGAGTCCGGTCACCGCGCAGGCGATCAGACTGGAGTCGTTCAGCATCTCGTTCGACTACATCGCGATCCTGCTGGCCGCCGGGCTGCTGATGGCCGCCTTCTTCGTCTTCTACAAGAGGACCGACATCGGGTTGCAGATGCGGGCGATGTCCGCCGACGTGGACGCCGCGCGGCTGTCGGGCGTACAGATCGCCCGGCTGACGGTGGTCGGCTGGGTGTTCGCGGGCATCGTCGGGGTGTTCGCGGGCGTACTGCTGGGCACCGTGCTCCTGGTCAGCGCCAGCATGGGCGTGGCGTTGACCATCAGCGGGTTCGCCGCCGCGATGATCGGTGGCCTGCGGCACCCGTATGGCGCCGTCGTTGGCGGCGTGATCATCGGTCTCGCCGAAAACTACGCGGCGGGGTACCTCAACACCGCCACCCGGCAGGCGATCGCGCCGCTGATCATCATGGCCGTGCTGCTGGTGTTGCCGCAGGGCATCCTGGCCGGTCGCGGCATCAAGGCAAGGGTGGTCTGA
- a CDS encoding branched-chain amino acid ABC transporter permease: MATARGASPATRQGVHLVEAAAIAAGAIALAAVLGPHEAQIAAMTAIFALAGVGLNILVGYTGLVSLGHVVFFAIGAYGWARLTESSSVGLALLLPILVSLLVAGVIVLVTLRVVGYYFGITTLAIGLLSVVVVQNATPITGGYAGISGIQQIAVPGFVGPGQVLVMAGLVLAVAYYLQSSLRESPLGAAMLATRFDVPASQSLGVSVARVRLLAFMISSVPVTIAGAFLAQLVHYIGPDQMSMETSIRLIAIAIIGGRGWRWAPVLGAVVVVTLPELLRPLAEYRLVFYGVALAFVALFMPRGLNQIVTWAGGRIHALRGSTG; the protein is encoded by the coding sequence ATGGCGACGGCACGCGGTGCTTCCCCGGCAACCCGGCAGGGCGTCCACCTCGTCGAGGCGGCGGCCATCGCCGCCGGGGCGATCGCGCTCGCCGCGGTGCTGGGACCGCACGAGGCCCAGATCGCGGCGATGACGGCGATATTCGCGCTGGCCGGCGTCGGGCTGAACATCCTCGTCGGGTACACCGGACTGGTCTCGCTCGGCCACGTCGTCTTCTTCGCCATCGGCGCGTACGGCTGGGCGAGGCTGACCGAGTCCAGCTCGGTCGGATTGGCGCTGCTGCTGCCGATCCTCGTCTCCCTGCTGGTCGCGGGAGTCATCGTGCTGGTCACGCTGCGGGTCGTCGGCTACTACTTCGGCATCACGACTCTGGCCATCGGTCTCCTCTCGGTCGTCGTGGTGCAGAACGCGACCCCGATCACCGGCGGGTACGCCGGAATCAGCGGGATCCAACAGATCGCCGTGCCGGGATTCGTCGGACCGGGGCAGGTACTGGTGATGGCCGGCCTGGTCCTCGCCGTGGCGTACTACCTGCAGAGCAGCCTGCGGGAGTCACCACTCGGGGCCGCGATGCTCGCGACCCGGTTCGACGTCCCCGCGTCCCAGTCGCTCGGCGTCTCGGTGGCCCGGGTACGGCTGCTCGCCTTCATGATCAGCTCGGTGCCGGTCACCATCGCGGGAGCCTTCCTCGCCCAACTCGTCCACTACATCGGGCCGGACCAGATGTCGATGGAGACCTCCATCCGGCTGATCGCCATCGCCATCATCGGCGGCCGGGGTTGGCGCTGGGCGCCGGTGCTCGGTGCGGTGGTCGTGGTGACCCTGCCCGAACTGCTCCGGCCACTCGCCGAGTACCGGCTGGTGTTCTACGGTGTGGCCCTCGCCTTCGTCGCGCTGTTCATGCCGCGCGGGCTCAACCAGATCGTGACCTGGGCCGGCGGGCGGATCCATGCGCTGAGAGGAAGCACCGGATGA
- a CDS encoding ABC transporter ATP-binding protein, whose amino-acid sequence MSTVRLSVRDMTVQFGGVVAVAQLSLDVTGGEIVALIGPNGAGKSTAINGLSGFVPVRVATMSLQFDDVVVDLTPLSPQQRSRLGIVRTFQTPRLIPELTVWQNVAMGSVAGDVRRRWFEVFGGPALSRGARDRRDRAVTALAALGLDGLAQDNPGELSLGEQRLVEIARSMVSGARVLLLDEPFAGLSSVEQQRLAAEIDKLRSASVAALLVEHNLELVRSLADTVVALDQGAEFARGDAATVLDSHEVRERYLGEVA is encoded by the coding sequence ATGAGCACCGTTCGACTCTCCGTACGCGACATGACCGTGCAGTTCGGCGGCGTCGTCGCGGTCGCACAGCTCAGTCTCGACGTGACCGGCGGCGAGATCGTGGCGCTGATCGGGCCGAACGGCGCGGGCAAGAGCACCGCGATCAACGGGCTCTCCGGGTTCGTACCGGTCCGGGTGGCGACGATGTCCCTACAGTTCGACGACGTCGTCGTCGACCTCACCCCGCTGTCGCCCCAGCAGCGTAGCCGGCTCGGCATCGTGCGCACCTTCCAGACGCCGCGGCTGATTCCGGAGCTGACGGTGTGGCAGAACGTGGCGATGGGCTCGGTGGCCGGCGACGTACGCCGCCGGTGGTTCGAGGTCTTCGGCGGACCGGCGCTGTCGCGGGGGGCGCGGGACCGGCGCGACCGCGCGGTCACCGCACTCGCGGCGCTCGGGCTCGACGGACTCGCCCAGGACAATCCGGGCGAACTCAGTCTGGGGGAGCAGCGCCTGGTCGAGATCGCCCGGTCGATGGTGTCCGGCGCCCGGGTGCTGCTGCTCGACGAGCCGTTCGCCGGGCTGTCGTCGGTCGAGCAGCAGCGGCTGGCGGCCGAGATCGACAAACTGAGGTCGGCCTCGGTCGCCGCGCTGCTGGTGGAGCACAACCTCGAACTGGTCCGGTCGCTGGCCGACACCGTGGTGGCGTTGGACCAGGGGGCGGAGTTCGCCCGGGGGGACGCGGCCACGGTCCTGGACTCGCACGAGGTCCGCGAACGGTATCTGGGTGAGGTGGCGTGA
- a CDS encoding ABC transporter ATP-binding protein produces MSDDSTRLPAALELTGFSAYHGSVAAANDVSFRVERGSAVGVLGPNGAGKSTLLLAAAGFVRTTGGLSIAGQVADRLSPARRRRLGLAMVPQERAAVLELSVAENLRLSWLTGRRATPYEQARESVLEIFPALAGRLGDPAGNLSGGQRQMLAVSRGLMATCDVLLLDEPTAGLSPKLISELVQAIRTLNERGITVLLVEQNFSVVERTCSYIHVLNGGRIVWHGPTTGIDRDSIGDLYSGARRTRPPAPRAPDPVGEPRVRTTVDRAVPAGSGEPEGT; encoded by the coding sequence ATGAGTGACGATTCGACCCGGCTGCCGGCGGCACTGGAGTTGACCGGGTTCTCCGCCTACCACGGTTCCGTGGCCGCGGCGAATGACGTCTCGTTCCGGGTCGAGCGGGGCAGCGCGGTGGGTGTGCTGGGCCCGAACGGCGCGGGCAAGTCGACGCTGCTGCTGGCCGCGGCCGGCTTCGTCCGGACCACGGGCGGGCTGTCGATCGCCGGGCAGGTCGCCGACCGGCTGTCCCCGGCCCGGCGACGCCGGCTCGGCCTGGCGATGGTGCCGCAGGAGCGGGCCGCCGTGCTGGAGCTGTCGGTCGCCGAGAACCTGCGCCTGTCCTGGCTCACCGGCCGGCGGGCCACCCCGTACGAACAGGCGCGGGAGTCGGTGCTGGAGATCTTCCCGGCACTGGCCGGCCGGCTCGGCGATCCGGCGGGAAACCTCTCCGGCGGTCAACGCCAGATGCTCGCCGTGTCCCGTGGCCTCATGGCGACCTGCGACGTGCTCCTGCTCGACGAACCCACGGCCGGCCTGTCGCCGAAACTGATCTCCGAGCTGGTGCAGGCGATCCGCACCCTGAACGAGCGCGGCATCACCGTCCTCCTCGTCGAACAGAACTTCTCGGTCGTCGAGCGGACCTGCTCGTACATCCACGTGTTGAACGGCGGGCGGATCGTCTGGCACGGGCCGACCACCGGGATCGACCGGGACAGCATCGGCGACCTGTACTCGGGAGCCCGTCGGACGCGGCCGCCGGCTCCCAGGGCGCCGGATCCGGTGGGGGAACCCCGCGTACGGACGACGGTGGACCGGGCCGTGCCGGCCGGGTCCGGGGAACCGGAGGGGACCTGA
- a CDS encoding iron-containing alcohol dehydrogenase family protein, translating into METVFLPPSGSTAEFISPATVVSGRGSAGLVARVLSSRLRLPGGASVFVAVDDAVAGAGLLAPMLDALGAAYRVTVVGGFGAEPDDDRIDRAAARAREVRADVVVAAGGGSVMDAAKMIALLLENAGGAADWLGPVAPPGGVAPLVMVPTTCGTGSEATRAAMVTVAGAKRISATAGYVGTAVVLDPALLDGLPGRIVAITGMDALSHAAESLMSTDRSPMSVHHARTAIALLVGNLEAACRGDIEARAACLWASHLSGQALNAGVLLGHSLAYCVAHERSVPHGVSSGLALPYCIAFNASGLEPDCARTLARALTSGRGDDLVEAANGVQALLGRLELPTTLAELGIGEDADERIAQRCATEYPRANNPTPMTVDALRRLVPSMRTGNLESAFEAAVTSRPATSS; encoded by the coding sequence ATGGAGACGGTGTTCTTACCGCCGAGCGGCTCGACCGCCGAGTTCATCTCGCCGGCCACGGTCGTCAGCGGCCGGGGCAGTGCCGGGCTGGTCGCCCGGGTGCTGTCGTCCCGGCTGCGCCTGCCGGGCGGCGCCTCGGTGTTCGTCGCGGTCGACGACGCCGTCGCGGGCGCCGGACTACTCGCGCCGATGCTCGACGCGCTGGGTGCGGCGTACCGGGTGACGGTCGTCGGCGGGTTCGGCGCGGAACCGGACGACGACCGCATCGACCGGGCGGCGGCGCGCGCCCGGGAGGTCCGGGCGGATGTCGTCGTGGCGGCCGGCGGCGGGTCCGTGATGGACGCCGCCAAGATGATCGCGCTGCTGCTGGAGAACGCCGGCGGCGCCGCCGACTGGCTCGGCCCGGTCGCACCGCCCGGCGGCGTCGCCCCGCTCGTCATGGTGCCCACGACCTGCGGCACAGGCTCCGAGGCGACCCGGGCGGCGATGGTGACGGTGGCCGGGGCGAAACGCATCTCGGCCACCGCCGGGTACGTCGGCACGGCGGTCGTGCTCGACCCGGCCCTGCTCGACGGGCTGCCCGGACGGATCGTCGCGATCACCGGAATGGACGCGCTGTCACATGCCGCCGAGTCGCTGATGTCCACCGACCGCTCGCCGATGAGCGTGCACCATGCCAGGACGGCGATCGCCCTGCTGGTCGGCAACCTCGAGGCGGCCTGCCGTGGTGACATCGAGGCCCGCGCCGCCTGCCTCTGGGCGTCGCACCTGTCGGGCCAGGCGCTCAACGCGGGTGTGCTGCTGGGGCACTCGCTCGCCTACTGCGTCGCGCACGAGCGGTCCGTACCGCACGGCGTGTCGTCGGGGCTGGCGCTGCCGTACTGCATCGCCTTCAATGCGAGCGGGCTGGAGCCGGACTGCGCCCGGACCCTGGCCCGGGCCCTCACCTCGGGACGCGGCGACGACCTCGTGGAGGCGGCGAACGGGGTACAGGCACTGCTCGGTCGGCTGGAACTTCCGACCACGCTCGCGGAGCTGGGCATCGGCGAGGACGCCGACGAGCGGATCGCCCAGCGGTGCGCCACGGAGTACCCCCGCGCCAACAACCCGACGCCGATGACCGTCGACGCCCTGCGACGGCTCGTGCCGTCGATGCGTACCGGCAATCTCGAGTCGGCGTTCGAGGCGGCGGTGACCAGCAGGCCAGCCACCTCAAGCTGA
- a CDS encoding response regulator transcription factor, translating into MGDLAETTRVVLVDDDALVRMGLRAMLDGVQGIRVVAEASDGADVPAVVDAHHPQVVLMDLRMKKVDGITATQRLHDRGNGPAVIVLTTFDEHELVVKALRAGAVGFLLKHAPPEDIVRAIRAARQGNSLLSPEIARRLITMVADGTGHDTDRLAARERLRSLSAREVQVATAVGDGKSNAEIAAALSLTVPTVKGYISTILGKTACNNRVQLALIVQAAATR; encoded by the coding sequence GTGGGGGACCTAGCCGAGACGACACGCGTCGTCCTGGTCGACGACGACGCGCTGGTGCGGATGGGGCTACGGGCGATGCTCGACGGAGTCCAGGGGATCCGAGTGGTGGCGGAAGCATCGGATGGCGCCGACGTGCCGGCCGTCGTCGACGCACACCACCCCCAGGTCGTCCTGATGGACCTGCGGATGAAGAAGGTCGACGGGATCACCGCGACCCAGCGACTACACGATCGCGGGAACGGTCCCGCGGTGATCGTCCTGACCACGTTCGACGAGCACGAGCTGGTGGTCAAGGCGCTCCGGGCCGGAGCCGTCGGCTTCCTGCTCAAACACGCCCCGCCGGAGGACATCGTCCGCGCCATCCGGGCGGCCCGCCAAGGGAACAGCCTGCTGTCGCCGGAGATCGCCCGACGCCTCATCACCATGGTCGCCGACGGCACCGGCCACGACACCGACCGGCTGGCCGCACGGGAACGCCTCCGATCTCTCAGCGCCCGGGAGGTCCAGGTCGCCACGGCCGTCGGTGACGGCAAGTCGAACGCCGAGATCGCCGCCGCTCTCAGCCTCACCGTCCCCACCGTGAAGGGCTACATCAGCACCATTCTCGGCAAGACCGCCTGCAACAACCGGGTCCAACTGGCCCTGATCGTCCAGGCCGCGGCTACCCGGTAG
- a CDS encoding sensor histidine kinase: MTHPAAAHPTRRPRRRWHALIYSSAPAAGQRSRTISRQVLVDVVLVVVAVGFGLFILVPTIDAHSPAGLVLDVLLGTAACAALAGRKNFPTAVAAFAVAASAVSAFAAGASLVALFTAAIRVRAPAIAALTAAELIATCCFPLMYPGSAGFSYRTQIIMGSLMNLAVVGWGLMIRAQRNYLREVLERAHDLEVGQELLAATIRDQERRRIAREMHDALAHRLSLLSVHAGALEFRADLSPAQTRSMAAIIRQTSHDALGDLQDVIGILRDGSTSEAGLLEPRVGLDDLSALIDESRLSGTEVEVDQRVDGTGGGASRNAAAAATAYRIVQEGLTNARKHAPGSPVRIVVRSYEAGEIAVTVSTFLDPGPGRASVIPGSGTGLSGLGERVSLLGGTFDSGRVEDQFVVTARLPWGT, from the coding sequence ATGACGCACCCCGCAGCCGCACACCCGACGCGACGACCGCGTCGCCGTTGGCATGCGCTGATCTACTCCTCCGCCCCCGCCGCCGGGCAGCGGTCGAGGACCATCAGCCGCCAGGTACTGGTCGACGTCGTCCTCGTCGTCGTCGCGGTCGGCTTCGGCCTGTTCATACTGGTCCCGACCATCGACGCGCACAGCCCCGCCGGCCTGGTCCTCGACGTGCTGCTCGGTACGGCCGCGTGCGCGGCGTTGGCCGGCCGCAAGAACTTCCCCACCGCAGTAGCGGCATTTGCCGTCGCCGCCTCGGCCGTGTCCGCGTTCGCCGCGGGCGCGTCGCTGGTCGCACTCTTCACCGCGGCGATCCGGGTGCGCGCTCCGGCGATCGCCGCGCTGACCGCGGCCGAGCTGATCGCGACGTGCTGCTTTCCATTGATGTATCCCGGGTCGGCTGGTTTCAGCTACCGCACCCAGATCATCATGGGCAGCCTGATGAACCTGGCCGTGGTCGGCTGGGGCCTGATGATCCGTGCCCAGCGCAACTACCTGCGGGAGGTCCTGGAACGTGCACACGATCTCGAGGTCGGCCAGGAGCTGCTCGCGGCGACGATTCGGGACCAGGAACGTCGCCGGATAGCCCGGGAGATGCACGACGCGCTAGCCCATCGCCTGTCCCTGCTGAGCGTTCACGCGGGTGCGCTCGAGTTCCGAGCCGACCTGTCGCCGGCCCAGACCCGCAGCATGGCCGCCATAATCCGGCAGACCAGCCACGATGCGCTGGGTGACCTCCAGGACGTCATCGGAATCCTGCGCGACGGATCGACCAGCGAGGCAGGCCTGCTCGAGCCCCGCGTCGGGCTGGACGACCTGTCCGCCCTCATCGACGAGTCCCGGCTCAGCGGCACGGAGGTGGAGGTGGACCAGCGCGTCGACGGTACCGGCGGCGGCGCGTCAAGGAATGCCGCCGCGGCGGCGACCGCGTACCGGATCGTCCAGGAGGGCCTGACCAACGCCCGCAAGCACGCACCCGGGTCGCCGGTCCGTATCGTGGTCCGATCCTACGAGGCGGGGGAGATCGCCGTGACAGTCAGTACGTTCCTCGACCCGGGGCCGGGCCGGGCGTCGGTCATCCCCGGCAGCGGAACCGGGTTGAGCGGGCTCGGCGAGCGGGTTTCGCTCCTGGGCGGCACCTTCGACTCGGGACGGGTCGAGGACCAGTTCGTCGTCACCGCGAGGCTTCCGTGGGGGACCTAG
- a CDS encoding ABC transporter ATP-binding protein yields the protein MGLTKTYGPSSNEVTALAGVTTSFAAGTFTAVMGPSGSGKTTLLQCASGLDRPTTGTVYVDGREFVQGSEAAITRFRRTRIGFVFQQYNLLPTLTALQNVTLPMRLAGRKVSRKQCLALLDQVGLAGYADRRPTELSGGQQQRVAIARGLASRPSIVFADEPTGALDGTSAAAVLALLRQAVDEHHQTIVMVTHDPIAAAFADSVVFLTDGRIVGTMKDPSAAAVSEQMLRLDLARRNGGQR from the coding sequence GTGGGTCTCACGAAGACCTACGGACCGTCGAGCAACGAGGTGACCGCTCTCGCCGGCGTGACGACCTCGTTCGCCGCCGGAACGTTCACCGCCGTCATGGGCCCCTCGGGTTCGGGCAAGACCACTCTTCTTCAGTGCGCCTCCGGTCTTGACCGACCCACCACGGGCACGGTTTATGTCGATGGGCGCGAGTTCGTGCAGGGTAGCGAGGCGGCGATCACCCGCTTCCGGCGTACCCGGATCGGGTTCGTCTTCCAGCAGTACAACCTCCTGCCGACGCTGACGGCGTTGCAGAACGTCACCCTGCCGATGCGGCTCGCGGGCAGGAAGGTCTCTCGCAAGCAGTGCCTCGCCCTCCTCGACCAGGTCGGGCTGGCTGGCTACGCCGACCGTCGGCCCACCGAACTCTCCGGCGGTCAGCAGCAACGCGTCGCGATCGCCCGGGGGTTGGCGTCCAGGCCGTCGATCGTGTTCGCCGACGAACCCACCGGTGCGCTCGACGGCACCAGCGCGGCCGCGGTCCTCGCGCTCCTGCGCCAGGCCGTCGACGAGCACCACCAGACGATAGTGATGGTGACCCACGACCCCATCGCCGCCGCCTTCGCCGACTCGGTCGTCTTCCTCACCGACGGGCGGATCGTCGGCACCATGAAAGATCCCAGCGCGGCCGCGGTGTCCGAGCAGATGCTGCGGCTCGATCTCGCCCGTCGAAATGGCGGACAGCGATGA
- a CDS encoding ABC transporter permease: MTLLGLAFNSLRFRRGSFAATFINVFLGAVVLMSFASLFDTAGGVGVSSADASSLTTIAAAVGGWGLVIVGFGVASTMNLSVRQRQAELALLKATGAMPSQIGRIIVGEGAAISIMAALLGIVPAWLIGRVVLDALTSTDQIADDVSYRFGPLALIAGLSTTLLATAGATTISARAAGRVTAREALSQAATDGRSIGRGRIIAGGLLLVVGISCALTTATVLKDEGFTTLSVAGQACIASAIGLALLSPLVLRGLIRSVELVTRPLTGAAGYLATTAIRQRTGQATAITMPVIILTGLAAGTLYIQKIQNAANAADGITVSADDKGVETLNFIIVGMIALFAAIVLINNCVASLLARRQEFGLTRKLGATPGQILRAVAFETMFAAASGLALGTISAAIGIAGFQYGRTGSLRLDLDAVPYLAIVGTVVVLAITASLTAARRSLAAPMIDAAGVART; the protein is encoded by the coding sequence ATGACGCTGCTCGGGCTCGCGTTCAACTCGCTGCGGTTCCGCCGGGGCAGCTTCGCCGCGACGTTCATCAACGTGTTCCTCGGCGCGGTCGTGTTGATGTCCTTCGCCTCGCTGTTCGACACCGCCGGTGGGGTCGGCGTCTCCTCGGCCGACGCATCGTCGCTGACGACGATCGCCGCCGCCGTCGGCGGATGGGGCCTCGTCATCGTGGGTTTCGGCGTCGCCTCGACGATGAACCTGTCGGTCCGGCAACGCCAGGCCGAACTCGCGCTGCTCAAGGCCACCGGCGCCATGCCGTCCCAGATCGGACGCATTATCGTCGGTGAGGGGGCGGCCATCTCGATCATGGCTGCCCTCCTGGGCATCGTCCCAGCCTGGCTGATCGGACGGGTGGTGCTCGACGCACTGACCTCCACCGACCAGATCGCCGACGACGTCTCCTACCGCTTCGGGCCCCTCGCCCTGATCGCGGGACTGTCGACGACCCTGCTCGCCACCGCCGGCGCGACCACGATCAGCGCCCGCGCGGCAGGACGGGTCACCGCCCGGGAGGCGTTGAGCCAGGCCGCCACCGACGGCCGATCGATCGGCCGGGGCCGGATCATCGCGGGCGGTCTTCTGCTCGTCGTCGGCATCTCCTGCGCCCTGACGACCGCCACCGTACTGAAGGACGAGGGCTTCACCACCCTGAGCGTCGCCGGCCAGGCCTGCATCGCCTCCGCGATCGGCCTGGCACTCCTGTCTCCCTTGGTGCTGCGTGGACTGATCCGGTCCGTCGAGCTGGTGACCCGGCCGCTCACCGGGGCGGCGGGATATCTGGCGACGACGGCCATCCGCCAACGCACCGGACAAGCCACGGCCATCACCATGCCGGTGATCATCCTGACCGGCCTGGCCGCCGGAACCCTGTACATCCAGAAGATCCAGAATGCGGCCAACGCCGCTGACGGCATCACCGTCAGTGCCGACGACAAGGGAGTCGAGACTCTCAACTTCATCATCGTGGGCATGATCGCGCTCTTCGCCGCCATAGTGCTGATCAACAACTGCGTCGCGAGCCTGCTGGCCCGACGGCAGGAGTTCGGCCTGACCCGCAAGCTCGGCGCGACCCCGGGGCAGATCCTGCGCGCCGTCGCATTCGAGACGATGTTCGCCGCCGCCTCCGGACTCGCCCTGGGCACCATCTCCGCCGCGATCGGCATCGCGGGTTTCCAGTACGGGCGCACCGGCTCGTTGCGTCTCGACCTCGACGCCGTTCCCTACCTCGCGATCGTCGGCACCGTCGTCGTCCTGGCCATCACCGCGAGCCTGACGGCCGC